One Gossypium hirsutum isolate 1008001.06 chromosome A11, Gossypium_hirsutum_v2.1, whole genome shotgun sequence genomic window carries:
- the LOC107904149 gene encoding receptor-like protein EIX2, translating to MAIATMTTPLPISFFPFLLLIVTICFTICDANTNLLCIQSEIEALLKFKNDLIDPSNRLSSWVEGGDCCEWIGIVCHNSTGHVNQLHLAAPPLSAPDFDAPLAEREAYERSKLRGKINPSLLELKHLSSLDFSNNNFSSIQIPEFLGMLRSLTYLNLSYEQFQGGIPHNLGNLSRLHYLDLGGTFKHPTLLELHLSNCDLKDDPSSINANSTKSLLVLDISGNSFSSIPKSIFSLHGLLSIDLSGNSLEGPIPDNFGNTSFLEVLDLSWNHLNSSIPNSLYTLNRLQFLRLRDSQLQGTISSSIGNLSSVTHLELSENQLNGQIPLSIGELSSLNLFDVSENQVYGQIPLSIGKLSSLIFFDVSENNLNGQIPLSIGELSSLKFFDVSENQLNGTFPYVLDKWKVWKL from the exons ATGGCTATTGCAACCATGACTACTCCTCTTCctatttcctttttcccttttcttcttctcATTGTTACTATCTGTTTTACCATTTGTGATGCCAATACCAACCTACTTTGCATTCAAAGTGAGATAGAAGCTCTTTTGAAATTCAAGAATGATCTTATTGATCCTTCAAACAGATTATCTTCATGGGTTGAAGGTGGGGATTGCTGTGAATGGATTGGTATCGTCTGCCATAACTCAACAGGCCACGTCAACCAACTGCATTTGGCTGCTCCTCCTCTTTCAGCCCCAGATTTTGACGCACCACTAGCTGAAAGGGAAGCTTACGAGCGGTCAAAACTACGAGGCAAAATAAATCCTTCACTGCTGGAGTTGAAGCATCTTAGTTCCCTGGACTTCAGCAATAACAATTTTAGCAGCATCCAAATACCAGAATTTTTGGGTATGCTAAGGAGTTTAACATATCTTAACCTCTCTTATGAACAATTCCAGGGAGGAATTCCTCATAACCTTGGGAATCTCTCAAGGTTGCATTATCTTGACCTTGGAG GTACATTCAAACATCCTACTTTGTTAGAGTTGCACTTGTCAAATTGTGATTTAAAAGATGATCCATCTTCGATCAATGCCAATTCTACAAAATCACTGCTTGTTCTTGATATTTCTGGGAACAGCTTTTCTTCAATACCTAAGTCGATATTTAGTCTTCATGGTCTTTTGTCAATTGATCTTAGTGGCAATTCTTTGGAAGGACCAATTCCAGATAACTTTGGGAACACCTCATTTCTTGAAGTTCTTGATCTTAGTTGGAATCATCTCAATTCGTCCATACCCAATTCTTTGTATACTTTAAACCGTCTTCAGTTCCTTCGTCTTAGGGATTCCCAGTTACAAGGAACAATCTCGAGTTCCATTGGAAACTTGAGCTCTGTTACTCACCTTGAACTTTCAGAAAATCAATTAAATGGTCAAATTCCATTGTCTATAGGGGAGTTATCATCTTTGAATTTGTTTGATGTTTCAGAAAATCAAGTATATGGTCAAATTCCATTGTCTATAGGGAAGTTATCATCTTTGATATTCTTTGATGTttcagaaaataatttaaatggtcaAATTCCATTGTCTATAGGGGAGTTATCATCTTTGAAGTTCTTTGATGTTTCAGAAAATCAATTGAATGGTACTTTCCCCTATGTATTGGACAAATGGAAAGTTTGGAAACTCTAG